A genome region from Actinobacillus arthritidis includes the following:
- a CDS encoding prepilin peptidase, with product MDGFRQYFMLIFALSFAWWCKQAIPKFADKINRQVYDEYYSLLDTRYCYHDFRHSSRLQPKITAWGNLFYGIFPLIVWWISDPILVLLFMILVFLSVLDYCYYLTDIQYIASIFILSILFSLDEPHQISLLFCCVFFSVIGFFTQKLLKKEILGGGDSCLFIALSPLFTVDELFGLLLFSSLFGMGFMLIYRLCTQKTLRKLAFIPFISISTFFMIIDKINT from the coding sequence ATGGACGGGTTCAGACAATATTTTATGCTTATCTTTGCCTTGAGTTTTGCTTGGTGGTGTAAACAAGCTATCCCAAAGTTTGCTGATAAAATTAATCGTCAGGTGTATGACGAATATTATTCATTATTAGACACTCGTTATTGTTATCACGATTTTCGTCATTCTTCGAGATTACAACCTAAAATAACCGCATGGGGAAACCTGTTTTATGGCATATTTCCTTTAATTGTTTGGTGGATTTCTGATCCGATACTTGTATTGTTGTTTATGATATTAGTTTTTTTGTCCGTGTTGGACTATTGCTATTACTTAACGGATATTCAATATATTGCAAGTATCTTTATATTGTCCATATTGTTCTCATTAGATGAACCGCATCAAATAAGTTTATTATTTTGTTGTGTCTTTTTTAGTGTGATTGGCTTTTTTACTCAAAAACTTTTAAAAAAGGAGATACTAGGCGGCGGTGATAGTTGCTTATTTATTGCTTTATCGCCCTTGTTTACAGTAGATGAACTATTTGGTCTATTATTGTTTTCTTCTCTTTTCGGCATGGGATTTATGCTTATATATCGCTTATGTACGCAAAAAACTCTGCGAAAGTTAGCGTTTATTCCGTTTATTAGCATTTCGACATTTTTTATGATTATTGATAAAATAAACACTTGA